The stretch of DNA GGTGATTACCTTGATTCAAGGTGAAGTTCAAGTTCTTGTTGCCAGTCACATGGGAGACAGAGCAGGACACATTAGACACCTGGCGGCCCTCCCAGCGGCATTTACTTTCCACGGTCACTGTACCATTGCCCAGCGGCTCTTCCTCAGTGTGACAATCTCCCTCTGGGGTCCAGAAGATCTGTGCAGATGGCTTCCCTGCAGCTGCCCTGCACACGATGGTTCCATCGCTGCCTCGAAACAGGGTCACCTTGGGGGGCACTGCAGAGACTCAGGGGAAAATACTTCAGGCTTAACACATGGGGTACGGAATACAGAGACACATCTGATTCAATCCCAGGTCTGGTTATGTGACGTACCACAATATGTCGTGCTCCTTACCTAACACTCGGAGGTAATATGTATGACCAAAAAGCCCATCAGCTGCAGCCACTTCACACCTGTAACATCCATCATGAGTGATGGCCACGGGGTCAATCTGAAAGGCAGGATTCTGATCAGGTCTGGACTCCCAGGATATTCTCTCATCAGTACAGTTTCTTTCACTGGTCTCATTGTTGTCTCTCCTGTGGGCTCTAGTGCAGGGAGGCTGGTCTCTGGGGCTTATTGTCCATATTACCAGAAAAGCTGTGGAGTTGTCAGGAGGACAAAGGAGCACAGCCTTTGTATCCACAAGTACGAACAGAGAAGATTTAGctggacacacacacaagaatgaTGAAAGAAAAGCTGGATTAAAGTGTTACATTTTCCACAATATATTGCATAAAGTGTACTAACGCATGACTTTGCTGGGCACCCTATTCCAAAATATTaggcttacattaaaaaattaaacatgcacAAAATGTGTATAATGCATTAAACCTAATCCAAAGATGAACATGTTTTTCTCCTATATTTGTATTATTAGATAAGCTACATTTATTATAtgtgtgaaaaatattttaaggtctTAAAATTGCCTCAGAGGttttattgaaaacaaacaagaaaacacaatATAAATTAAAGGACAAAGACATCTAAGTCTAATCCTTCAGTCTAAGAAACTATTAGACTTATCTTATAACTCATGCTCCTTCCACAGAAAGTGGAAAAATTGATGATGTGCTTTTGTCCTAAGTTTTGATCAGAGACAATAAATCAgtagtagaagaatgaaatgccTATACCAAAGGGTACCTCTTTGGACAAACCCAAATAAAAACTATCAGATGACATTCAGGTTGAACAGACTGGACTTTCTTAAGCTACTCTTTACTTGGAGATTCACAAAGTCAGTAAAatcaacttccttcctttcttccttcctattcATGGACTGCCAAACAGTCCAACCCTGAACTTTGTTTACAGATCTTATTTATGTTTTACTTAATTATGAGTATTAAATGAAGAAGGTTACTGCTTTTGCCCGTCTTCagtataaaaaattaactctgaAACCTAAAATTATTCTCCAATCTAGAAGCTCCAGCTCTCCCATAAACACTCATAATGCATCCGTGACTGGCTTTGCTGAGAGAGGTTTGGGGCATCAGGTACAACATACCTGCAACCCGGGTGAGTGGGAGCGAGCTCATCACCTTAATCGGAGCAGAACCAGCTGAGGTGGAGCAAAGTGTTATGTGGATGAAATTCCTAATGCTAAACTGGGCATGTGaggtctctcctctcctcctctggtTCATTTGCCTCTTCTGTGATGGACTCAAGCCCTTGAATTTCACAGCCAAATCAAGATCCCATAGCTATAGGAAGTAAGTGGGGATGGATTTTAGAGCAGACCTGAGAGGCAGTTAAATACATGTTCCTTCCCCCACTGCAAGTGTGTCCCGACTCCGGGCACAGGGAGCCTGCAATTTGGCTAAGGCTTAGAGGTGAGCAGCAACACAGGGGCTTGGAGATCAGCTAGAGGTGGGTGTGGGTGAGCACACAGGTGCCTGAGGGCAGGATGCAGAAGATgaacccagaaagagaagaggctgATGAGAAGCAGGTTGAGTGTGTTCTCTGTTTGCACTTCAGCTTCTGAGCAGTCTTAGGCTTTCATATTTTGCCTGATACTTATTCTCAAGATCTGGCTCTATTATTTTAAAGGAACCTACGAGCTGATCAATCAAACGTGTGCATTGTAACAAGGGCATCGTCTCCTGTGAAGGAGCTCCATCAGTGAGGATCCCGCACAccatgctctgctctgctctttctcCTTGCTCCACTCTGTGACCCTCCAGCATTCCTCCTTCACTCTCAATGAGACTTCTTACCTGATTGCTGTTATTCACCTTTTCCtaatcctcttcttcctcttttcataCCTGTTGTGATAATTTGCCAATGCCCAGTCCCTCCCCCACACTCAATGGGTTGGCCCTGGTCCAACAAATATAATCTCCACACAGCCCTGTGATCAGCTATGGtgacttcccctcccccttcacagAGGGGTAGCAGGTAGATTCTCATATTTGCTCCAGAACAGCAGCGATGTCCCAGCGTTGCTGCATCCTGTGTCTCTGACTCCCCTCCAGTCTCCTGCAGCCTTCTGCACACAGAcaatcccttttcctttctc from Neovison vison isolate M4711 chromosome 6, ASM_NN_V1, whole genome shotgun sequence encodes:
- the LOC122910424 gene encoding cell surface glycoprotein CD200 receptor 1-like gives rise to the protein MHTLGRISTLRVVISINIIIFASTHSSSVKGKERRLTLPAEAKSSLFVLVDTKAVLLCPPDNSTAFLVIWTISPRDQPPCTRAHRRDNNETSERNCTDERISWESRPDQNPAFQIDPVAITHDGCYRCEVAAADGLFGHTYYLRVLVPPKVTLFRGSDGTIVCRAAAGKPSAQIFWTPEGDCHTEEEPLGNGTVTVESKCRWEGRQVSNVSCSVSHVTGNKNLNFTLNQGVITLEFPASDLLIILYVKFSLFLVILVTVGFIYFKKANDCR